A genomic region of uncultured Roseibium sp. contains the following coding sequences:
- a CDS encoding FCD domain-containing protein yields the protein MTGEGGKRRYQEIAELLARRITDEGYRPGDKFPTERQISLELGISRSLVREAFIVLEIEGYLDVRKGSGSYVASGEKISLNVHKPDFGPFELLQARQLLESSIAGFAASTITKHDIIKLRETLEIERKAIENGVEDYFADKQFHLLIAEATQNSVLVDQVADLWTKRENSSMWARLHDRIFDISYRTRWLDDHAVILEALRHRNAEQARSAMWQHLENVRLTLLELSDVGDPEFDGYLYTPAVASP from the coding sequence ATGACCGGCGAGGGTGGAAAACGTCGCTACCAGGAAATAGCCGAGCTGCTCGCACGAAGGATCACCGATGAAGGCTATCGGCCGGGTGACAAGTTTCCGACCGAACGCCAGATTTCGCTCGAGTTGGGGATCAGCAGGTCGCTCGTACGCGAAGCCTTTATCGTGCTCGAGATCGAGGGCTATCTGGATGTGCGCAAGGGATCCGGCAGCTATGTCGCGTCCGGCGAGAAGATCTCCCTCAACGTGCACAAGCCGGATTTCGGTCCGTTCGAACTGCTGCAGGCCCGGCAGCTCCTGGAAAGCAGCATCGCGGGCTTTGCGGCGTCGACGATTACCAAGCACGACATCATAAAGCTGCGCGAAACGCTTGAGATTGAGCGCAAGGCCATCGAGAACGGCGTCGAGGATTATTTCGCCGACAAGCAGTTTCACCTGCTCATTGCCGAAGCCACCCAGAACAGCGTCCTGGTCGATCAGGTCGCAGACTTGTGGACCAAGCGGGAAAACAGTTCCATGTGGGCGCGGCTGCATGACCGGATTTTCGATATCAGCTACCGGACCAGGTGGCTCGACGATCATGCAGTGATCCTGGAGGCGCTGCGGCACCGCAACGCCGAGCAGGCCAGAAGCGCCATGTGGCAGCATCTTGAGAATGTGCGCCTGACGCTGCTCGAACTCTCCGATGTCGGAGATCCGGAATTCGACGGTTACCTCTATACGCCCGCAGTGGCGTCTCCTTGA
- a CDS encoding dihydroneopterin aldolase produces the protein MSETTDAARTLVEDGPDTILIENLLLPAEIGILDSEKGRRQSVCFSVEIETLPGYRETVRKTGTFVSYADTVFFIQEKASAGGHVDLVEDWAEAIAEFVLSNPLASRVTVKVTKPDIFDEAGAVGIRIIRKRA, from the coding sequence ATGAGCGAAACGACGGACGCTGCGCGCACTCTGGTAGAAGACGGCCCTGACACGATCCTGATCGAAAATCTGCTGCTGCCGGCCGAAATCGGCATTCTCGACAGCGAGAAGGGGCGGCGCCAGTCCGTCTGTTTCAGCGTCGAGATTGAGACGCTGCCCGGATATCGCGAAACGGTCCGGAAAACCGGCACCTTCGTGTCCTATGCGGACACCGTCTTCTTCATTCAGGAAAAGGCGAGCGCCGGCGGCCATGTCGATCTCGTCGAAGACTGGGCGGAGGCGATCGCCGAGTTTGTCCTGAGCAATCCACTCGCGTCCCGGGTCACGGTGAAGGTGACGAAACCCGACATCTTTGACGAGGCCGGCGCCGTCGGCATCCGCATCATACGCAAGCGTGCCTGA
- a CDS encoding ABC transporter permease, with protein sequence MLGFLYRRILYMIPTVFLVSVVTFVIIQLPPGDYLDTLAAEVSDSGGLDEGTMQALRDQYGLGQPMYIQYLKWISQILLHGDFGISFEKNVPVNDLIWDRLAWTFGISLMTLLFIWMTALPIGIYSAVRKYSFGDYAATFFGFIGLAVPNFLLALVMMYIAFKFFGQSVGGLVSPEYLDQPWTWDKFLDLLAHIWMPIVVVGTSGAAALIRIMRANLLDELYRPYVVTARAKGMSEVQLLLKYPVRVALNPFVSTIGWILPTLVSGEIIVAVVMNLPTTGPLLLRALLVQDMYLAGSLILLVSILTVFGTLISDLLLAWIDPRIRYQ encoded by the coding sequence ATGCTTGGCTTCTTATATCGCCGCATCCTTTACATGATCCCGACCGTCTTTCTGGTTTCGGTCGTGACCTTTGTCATCATTCAGCTGCCGCCTGGAGACTATCTCGATACGCTCGCGGCTGAAGTCAGCGACTCCGGCGGCCTTGATGAAGGCACGATGCAGGCGCTGCGTGACCAGTACGGTCTTGGGCAACCCATGTATATCCAGTATCTGAAATGGATATCGCAGATCCTGCTTCATGGTGATTTCGGCATTTCCTTCGAGAAAAATGTCCCGGTGAACGACCTGATCTGGGATCGCCTGGCCTGGACCTTCGGCATCTCCCTGATGACCCTGCTCTTCATCTGGATGACGGCTCTGCCCATCGGCATCTATTCGGCGGTTCGCAAGTACTCTTTCGGCGACTACGCCGCGACTTTCTTCGGTTTCATAGGTCTGGCGGTTCCCAATTTCCTGCTGGCGCTGGTCATGATGTACATCGCCTTCAAATTCTTCGGTCAGAGTGTCGGTGGTCTGGTCAGTCCCGAGTATCTGGACCAGCCCTGGACCTGGGACAAGTTCCTCGATCTGCTCGCCCATATCTGGATGCCTATTGTCGTGGTCGGCACATCAGGTGCCGCAGCCCTCATCAGGATCATGCGCGCCAATCTGCTTGATGAGCTCTACCGTCCCTATGTCGTTACGGCCCGGGCAAAGGGCATGTCGGAAGTCCAGCTGCTTTTGAAATATCCGGTGCGTGTGGCGCTCAATCCCTTTGTCTCGACCATCGGCTGGATCCTGCCGACCCTCGTCTCCGGTGAAATCATCGTTGCCGTCGTCATGAACCTGCCAACCACCGGACCGCTCCTCCTGAGAGCCCTGCTAGTTCAGGACATGTATCTCGCCGGTTCCCTCATCCTGCTTGTCAGTATTCTGACGGTTTTCGGGACCCTGATTTCCGATCTGCTGCTTGCCTGGATCGACCCGAGGATCCGCTATCAATGA
- a CDS encoding glycoside hydrolase family 2 TIM barrel-domain containing protein, with product MLERSKLAENALQALHDEDYDLPFNTQSLNHNGLIFMGGRASESLNGDWNFCVDLLDTGLRQKWFAMLPEAPVDREEPWDYDPYMGETVPVPSNWAMLKEKWYFFEGSAWYTRPLDVGNVDDEKRRFLHFGAAGYDCKIFLNGQFLGNHYGASTPFCVELTGLVRPGRNWLMACVNNARTRDRVPMRNTDWFNYGGLYRDVTLFETPCALIKDFFLYLVPDGTFSKICAEVEICGVSSGEATLSIPGLSVETGIPVSDGKGRVTLPVKPDLWSPDNPVLYDAELAFGADRVSDRVGFRQIERAGTDIVLNGEPLFLRGISVHEDDAELGKVTNEADLRRRFEHARELGCNYLRLAHYPHDDLAARLADELGFLLWEEIPVYWAIDFANPATYLDAENQLAELIKRDRNRASVIIWSVGNENPDTDERLKFMRGLAETARKLDPTRLTSAACLVNHAANRIEDRLADHIDIIGLNEYYGWYEENFDDLAAIGRNSDPGKPVVISETGADGVIGEKGPPRGLFSEDYMAEVYRRQIAVLRELDYVKGMSPWILYDFRVERRQNIFQNGYNHKGLIAADKKTKKKAFHILADYYREIAAAEKNAGKAS from the coding sequence ATGCTCGAACGCTCGAAACTCGCCGAAAACGCGCTTCAGGCGCTGCATGACGAAGACTACGATCTTCCGTTCAACACGCAGTCTCTGAACCACAATGGCCTGATTTTCATGGGCGGGCGGGCATCTGAAAGTCTCAACGGCGACTGGAACTTCTGTGTGGACCTCCTCGACACCGGTCTCCGGCAGAAATGGTTCGCCATGCTGCCGGAGGCACCGGTGGACCGCGAGGAACCCTGGGACTACGATCCCTATATGGGCGAGACGGTTCCGGTCCCGTCCAACTGGGCGATGCTGAAGGAAAAGTGGTATTTCTTCGAAGGCAGCGCCTGGTACACGCGGCCTCTCGATGTCGGCAACGTCGATGACGAAAAGCGCAGGTTCTTGCATTTCGGTGCCGCCGGCTACGACTGCAAGATCTTTCTGAACGGTCAGTTTCTCGGCAATCACTATGGCGCGTCGACACCGTTCTGCGTGGAACTGACCGGTCTTGTGCGCCCGGGACGGAACTGGCTCATGGCCTGTGTCAACAACGCCCGCACCCGTGACCGGGTCCCGATGCGCAATACGGACTGGTTCAATTATGGCGGCCTCTACCGAGACGTGACCCTCTTCGAGACCCCGTGCGCCCTGATCAAGGATTTCTTTCTTTATCTCGTGCCCGATGGCACCTTTTCGAAAATCTGCGCGGAGGTTGAAATCTGCGGAGTGTCGTCGGGCGAGGCAACGCTGTCCATTCCGGGTCTTTCGGTTGAAACGGGCATACCCGTCAGCGATGGCAAGGGCCGGGTCACGCTGCCGGTGAAGCCGGATCTCTGGAGCCCGGACAACCCCGTCCTTTACGACGCGGAGCTTGCCTTCGGCGCGGACCGTGTCTCGGACCGGGTCGGATTCCGTCAGATCGAGCGCGCCGGTACGGATATCGTGCTCAACGGCGAACCTTTGTTCCTGCGCGGGATATCCGTGCACGAGGACGACGCCGAACTGGGCAAGGTGACGAACGAAGCCGACTTGCGGCGCCGGTTCGAACATGCACGCGAGCTTGGCTGCAATTATCTGCGCCTTGCGCATTACCCCCACGATGATCTGGCGGCACGCCTGGCCGATGAACTGGGGTTTCTCCTGTGGGAGGAGATCCCGGTCTATTGGGCGATCGATTTTGCCAATCCGGCCACCTACCTCGACGCGGAGAACCAGCTTGCAGAGCTGATCAAGCGCGACCGGAACCGGGCCAGTGTGATCATCTGGTCCGTGGGCAACGAAAATCCGGATACGGATGAACGGCTTAAATTCATGCGCGGACTTGCCGAGACCGCCAGAAAGCTCGATCCGACCCGGCTGACCTCCGCCGCCTGTCTCGTCAACCACGCCGCCAACCGGATCGAGGACAGGCTTGCGGACCACATCGATATCATCGGCCTGAACGAATATTACGGCTGGTATGAAGAGAATTTCGACGATCTGGCCGCGATCGGCAGGAACTCCGACCCGGGCAAGCCGGTGGTCATTTCGGAGACCGGCGCCGATGGGGTCATCGGCGAAAAGGGGCCTCCGCGCGGTCTCTTCAGCGAAGATTACATGGCCGAGGTCTATCGCCGTCAGATCGCGGTTTTGCGGGAGCTGGACTACGTCAAGGGCATGTCCCCGTGGATCCTTTATGATTTTCGCGTTGAACGCCGGCAAAACATCTTCCAGAATGGCTATAACCATAAGGGGCTGATTGCCGCGGACAAGAAAACCAAGAAAAAAGCGTTCCATATTCTGGCGGACTACTATCGCGAGATTGCCGCCGCAGAGAAGAACGCAGGGAAGGCTTCATGA
- a CDS encoding SDR family oxidoreductase produces the protein MAADRIALVTGAGKRLGKAIASGLAEKGFAIGLHYNSSVGGAQELHDDILSRGGRAVLLQKDLSHPEKAGELIEETAAALGGPVEVLINSASAFNTDSLHDLTLDSWQFLMNVNAAAPVFLMQAFAKQDPLPDGGAIVNMLDTQMLSASPERFSYFCGKFALDGATRLAAYELGPKRIRVNAIAPGLILPSDQTQENFDSRQKLTPLGPGLGPDDIVDAVLYLVEARQVSGHTVVVDAGQRLMGFGNAPVG, from the coding sequence ATGGCGGCAGACAGGATCGCGCTGGTAACGGGTGCAGGCAAACGGCTTGGAAAGGCAATTGCCAGCGGGCTCGCGGAGAAGGGCTTTGCGATCGGGCTCCACTACAATTCTTCCGTCGGCGGTGCGCAGGAGCTGCACGACGACATCCTTTCAAGGGGTGGTCGCGCCGTGCTGCTTCAAAAAGACCTGAGCCATCCGGAAAAGGCCGGTGAGCTGATCGAAGAGACCGCAGCGGCACTCGGCGGTCCGGTCGAGGTGCTGATCAATTCCGCGTCGGCATTCAATACCGACAGTCTTCACGACCTCACGCTGGACAGCTGGCAGTTCCTGATGAATGTCAACGCGGCTGCACCGGTCTTCCTGATGCAGGCCTTCGCCAAGCAGGACCCTCTTCCGGACGGCGGCGCCATCGTCAATATGCTGGACACGCAGATGCTGTCGGCCTCGCCGGAGCGGTTCAGCTATTTCTGCGGAAAGTTTGCCCTGGACGGCGCAACACGGCTGGCGGCATACGAACTCGGTCCGAAGCGGATCCGGGTCAATGCCATTGCGCCTGGGCTCATCCTTCCGAGCGACCAGACGCAGGAGAATTTCGACAGCCGCCAAAAATTGACTCCGCTGGGGCCGGGCCTCGGACCGGACGACATCGTGGACGCGGTTCTCTATCTGGTGGAGGCGCGGCAGGTCAGCGGGCATACGGTTGTCGTTGATGCCGGGCAGCGCCTGATGGGCTTCGGCAACGCGCCGGTCGGGTGA
- a CDS encoding mandelate racemase/muconate lactonizing enzyme family protein, protein MSNAPGALALDETPASKGWEDKAARIKSISPVLARVGKRNQLLVKVVTEDGLYGWGESGLSGRESAVSAAIDHFAAFLLGQDSRRIGRIWQECYRSQYFEGGRVLTAALSAIDIALHDLLGKRLGVPVYQLLGGRQRDVVPTFASTMGESQAELLDQAELLVAAGWDCIRIYPSNFDKGEIYDPRSGLGDVADDLMAIRSRFGKKLTLGIDLHHRLSVAEAASFCNMLPDGTLDFLEEPIRSEAPEAYVALRRMTDIPFAVGEEFASKWQAAPFLEQGLTQFMRLDICNIGGFTEAMKVAGWSERFYVDLMPHNPLGPVCTSATVHMCAALPNFSWLETRQSPVENLGFHDPDLFPEQVKLEGPVYVVPEGPGLGVEVDEEAISSQEPVHVEAPHLRRPDGSVTNW, encoded by the coding sequence ATGTCAAACGCCCCGGGAGCACTTGCCCTTGACGAAACACCGGCATCGAAGGGCTGGGAAGACAAGGCTGCCCGTATCAAGTCGATCTCGCCGGTACTGGCACGCGTCGGCAAACGGAATCAGCTCCTTGTAAAGGTCGTCACAGAAGACGGCCTGTACGGGTGGGGTGAGAGTGGGCTGTCCGGTCGCGAAAGCGCAGTGTCCGCCGCGATCGATCACTTTGCCGCATTTCTGCTCGGGCAGGATTCCCGCCGAATCGGGCGTATCTGGCAGGAGTGTTATCGCAGTCAATATTTCGAAGGCGGGCGGGTGCTCACCGCTGCACTGTCTGCCATCGATATCGCGCTTCATGACCTGCTTGGAAAACGGCTAGGTGTGCCTGTCTACCAACTGCTCGGTGGCCGCCAGCGTGATGTGGTTCCAACATTCGCAAGTACCATGGGTGAGAGCCAGGCTGAACTGCTTGATCAGGCGGAGTTGCTTGTCGCCGCCGGTTGGGACTGCATTCGCATCTACCCGTCGAATTTCGACAAGGGAGAAATCTATGACCCGCGCTCCGGATTGGGTGACGTCGCGGATGATCTCATGGCGATCCGGTCAAGATTTGGAAAAAAGCTGACGCTTGGTATCGATCTGCACCACCGTTTGAGCGTCGCTGAGGCTGCCAGTTTCTGCAATATGTTGCCTGATGGCACCTTGGACTTCCTGGAAGAACCCATCAGAAGCGAAGCTCCGGAAGCCTATGTGGCACTCCGGCGCATGACGGATATTCCATTTGCCGTGGGTGAGGAATTTGCTTCCAAATGGCAGGCCGCTCCGTTCCTGGAGCAGGGGCTCACACAATTCATGCGGCTCGATATCTGCAATATCGGCGGGTTCACCGAAGCAATGAAAGTGGCCGGCTGGTCGGAACGTTTCTATGTGGACCTGATGCCGCATAACCCGCTTGGCCCGGTCTGCACGTCAGCGACCGTGCACATGTGCGCCGCCTTGCCAAATTTCAGCTGGCTGGAAACCAGGCAGTCACCTGTCGAGAATCTTGGATTCCACGACCCGGATCTGTTTCCCGAACAAGTGAAACTCGAAGGCCCGGTCTACGTCGTTCCCGAAGGCCCGGGCCTCGGTGTTGAAGTCGACGAAGAAGCGATCTCCAGCCAGGAGCCAGTTCACGTTGAAGCGCCCCACTTGAGGCGTCCTGATGGCTCGGTTACCAACTGGTAG
- the uxuA gene encoding mannonate dehydratase translates to MIESWRWFGPRDPVSLKDVRQTGASGIVTALHEIPNGTFWPEEEIAARRQMIEAAGLSWVVAESIPVHEDIKTGAPGWEKWALNWAETARALAHQGVTTICYNFMPVLDWTRTDLDFELPDGATALRFEFAAYAAFDLFILEREGAGADYSGADIAAAEAYLAAASKQDRDRLTANIIAGLPGSEESYTLETFRERLAAYREVGRQELFQNLCNFLDIVLPVVEEAGAVLAIHPDDPPRSLFGLPRIASTLADLEQIATMNASRANGFTLCTGSLGVHPDNDLPAIARALGDRIHFAHLRATRREDDPRSFYEDAHLAGDIDIVSIIRELRRMETGSGKQIPMRPDHGHRILNDLTGTSTPGYPAIGRLRGLSELRGVLKAVDYFEDA, encoded by the coding sequence ATGATCGAAAGCTGGCGTTGGTTCGGGCCCCGGGACCCGGTATCGCTGAAGGATGTCCGCCAGACAGGCGCCAGCGGAATAGTGACCGCGCTTCATGAAATTCCGAACGGGACCTTCTGGCCGGAAGAGGAGATCGCCGCGCGGCGGCAGATGATCGAGGCAGCCGGACTGAGCTGGGTCGTCGCGGAAAGCATTCCGGTTCACGAGGACATCAAGACCGGAGCCCCCGGCTGGGAAAAGTGGGCCCTCAACTGGGCGGAGACGGCCCGTGCGCTCGCGCATCAGGGCGTGACGACCATCTGCTACAATTTCATGCCGGTTCTGGACTGGACGCGGACCGATCTGGACTTTGAACTTCCGGACGGCGCGACTGCGCTCCGGTTTGAATTCGCCGCCTACGCGGCATTTGACCTCTTCATTCTTGAAAGGGAGGGCGCCGGCGCCGACTACAGCGGGGCTGATATCGCGGCAGCGGAGGCGTATCTCGCCGCCGCGTCGAAACAGGATCGCGACCGGCTGACGGCCAACATCATCGCGGGCTTGCCGGGCTCGGAGGAAAGCTACACGCTTGAGACGTTCCGCGAGCGGCTTGCCGCCTATCGCGAAGTCGGCAGGCAGGAGCTGTTTCAGAACCTCTGCAATTTCCTCGATATCGTCCTTCCGGTGGTCGAGGAAGCGGGCGCGGTCCTTGCGATCCACCCGGACGATCCGCCCCGGTCCCTGTTCGGGCTGCCGCGCATCGCGAGCACGCTCGCGGATCTGGAGCAGATCGCCACCATGAATGCCTCCCGTGCCAATGGTTTCACGCTTTGCACAGGATCGCTCGGCGTGCATCCGGACAATGATCTGCCTGCCATCGCGCGCGCTCTCGGCGATCGCATCCACTTCGCCCATCTCAGGGCCACGCGGCGCGAGGATGATCCGAGAAGCTTTTACGAGGACGCCCACCTTGCCGGTGACATCGACATTGTATCGATCATCCGGGAATTGCGGCGTATGGAAACCGGTTCGGGGAAACAGATCCCGATGCGCCCCGATCACGGGCACCGTATCCTCAACGACCTGACCGGCACGTCCACACCCGGATATCCGGCCATCGGTCGCCTGAGGGGCCTTTCGGAACTGCGCGGCGTGCTCAAGGCTGTCGATTATTTCGAAGACGCCTGA
- a CDS encoding ABC transporter substrate-binding protein: protein MSKHENLKSALIGGVAGLALIAATGHVAFAADYNEAPELAEKVKAGDLPAVEERLPKTPMVMQPLKSVGEYGGTLRRAILGGGDQHNIVRLIGSENLIRWSPDWSTIEPNIAESFEVSDDATTFTFKLRDGMRWSDGEAFTADDIMFWYEVLLDERLTPSKHSNFVEAAGPVKVTKIDDTTVEFKFQEPNGLFLQNMAYGFGYYVVNYPKHYLSQFHIEHNPDVQKLVDAEPAATDWVQLFNLKAGPMHTPIFWQNPDRPTLHPWHLANAYGSSGRVVAERNPYFWKVDPEGNQLPYIDRITWDQVEDAESILLKAFNGEIDYMARHIGRPVNLAALTDNKERGKYDFYQVGDIPGSQTTIMFNLNNADPVKNEIVNNVDFRRAVSHAVDREEINDIVYLGVGRPVQTAPHPLSPFYNEEWATRDTEFDPELANKLLDEIGLDKKDDEGFRLGPDGKRFTLVFMIADVFGWQYPDVMELVAGYAKDVGLDFQVRASDRSRLFEIVSSGDHDAYIWNCPGGLVDAYANPDCYLPRGQAVFWAPKWAAWGADNSKGEEPPEQIKKLFEIYRGVTSTADPEAQEEALVELIDNASKQLLTLGLIQSNGAFGIARNNLQNYADPMPIAGQLWTPAPYTAQFYFEGGKNLP, encoded by the coding sequence ATGAGTAAACATGAGAATCTGAAGTCTGCGCTCATTGGAGGCGTTGCAGGCTTGGCCCTTATCGCCGCGACGGGACATGTCGCCTTCGCAGCCGACTACAACGAAGCCCCGGAGCTCGCGGAAAAGGTAAAAGCCGGGGATCTGCCTGCTGTTGAGGAAAGACTGCCAAAAACTCCGATGGTGATGCAGCCGCTGAAAAGCGTCGGCGAATATGGCGGCACGCTTCGCCGTGCGATCCTTGGTGGGGGGGACCAGCACAATATCGTTCGCCTGATCGGGTCGGAGAACCTGATCCGCTGGAGCCCGGACTGGTCCACCATTGAGCCGAATATTGCCGAGAGCTTTGAGGTTTCTGACGACGCGACAACCTTCACATTCAAGCTTCGTGACGGGATGCGCTGGTCTGATGGCGAGGCCTTCACCGCCGATGACATCATGTTCTGGTACGAGGTTCTGCTCGATGAGCGTCTGACACCTTCAAAGCATTCGAATTTTGTTGAAGCTGCCGGCCCGGTGAAGGTCACCAAGATCGACGATACAACGGTCGAGTTCAAGTTCCAGGAACCCAACGGGCTGTTCCTGCAGAACATGGCCTACGGCTTTGGCTACTATGTGGTCAACTACCCAAAGCACTATCTGTCGCAGTTTCACATCGAGCACAATCCGGATGTCCAGAAACTCGTCGATGCGGAGCCGGCTGCGACTGACTGGGTTCAACTGTTCAATCTGAAAGCCGGGCCGATGCACACGCCGATTTTCTGGCAGAACCCGGACCGCCCGACATTGCATCCCTGGCATCTGGCAAACGCCTATGGTTCGTCAGGCCGCGTGGTTGCCGAGCGCAATCCCTATTTCTGGAAGGTTGACCCGGAAGGCAATCAGCTTCCCTATATCGATCGCATCACCTGGGATCAGGTTGAAGATGCCGAGAGCATCCTTTTGAAAGCCTTCAATGGCGAGATTGATTACATGGCGCGCCACATTGGGCGTCCAGTCAATTTGGCGGCCCTTACCGACAACAAGGAGCGTGGCAAATACGATTTCTACCAGGTCGGGGACATTCCTGGCAGCCAGACCACGATCATGTTCAACCTGAACAATGCTGATCCGGTCAAGAACGAGATCGTGAACAACGTCGACTTCCGTCGCGCCGTGAGCCATGCGGTTGATCGCGAGGAAATCAACGACATCGTCTATCTGGGTGTCGGACGCCCTGTTCAGACAGCTCCGCACCCCTTGTCACCCTTCTATAACGAGGAATGGGCGACCCGGGATACGGAATTCGATCCGGAACTTGCCAACAAGCTCCTCGATGAAATCGGTCTCGACAAGAAAGACGACGAAGGTTTCCGGCTTGGACCGGACGGGAAACGCTTTACCCTGGTGTTCATGATTGCCGACGTGTTCGGTTGGCAATATCCGGATGTGATGGAGCTGGTTGCCGGATACGCCAAGGACGTCGGACTTGACTTCCAGGTGCGCGCAAGCGACCGGTCCCGGTTGTTTGAAATCGTAAGCTCCGGCGACCACGATGCCTATATCTGGAACTGCCCGGGCGGTCTTGTCGATGCCTATGCCAACCCGGATTGCTATCTGCCGAGAGGGCAGGCTGTATTCTGGGCACCTAAATGGGCAGCCTGGGGTGCTGACAACTCCAAGGGAGAAGAGCCGCCGGAGCAAATCAAGAAGCTCTTCGAAATCTATCGTGGTGTAACGTCAACGGCTGATCCCGAAGCGCAGGAAGAAGCTCTCGTCGAGCTGATCGACAATGCCAGCAAGCAGCTTCTGACCCTGGGTCTTATTCAGAGCAACGGCGCCTTCGGAATCGCACGGAACAACCTGCAAAACTATGCGGATCCGATGCCGATTGCCGGACAGCTTTGGACGCCAGCCCCTTACACGGCGCAATTTTACTTCGAAGGCGGGAAGAACCTGCCTTGA
- a CDS encoding dihydropteroate synthase, translating to MISADRILPLWLKYREALETPVRTFAFPKFGRSFEDRTYQMGVLNLSPDSTYRETVCHTFEAALYRGRRMTLEGAAMVDIGAESTGDTADIVSIERQIDRMRPVVKALAEEKILVSVETYHPEVGVALLEAGAGVINLTGRVDDSAFYEAIASHQAGIILCYTPGENARSADYLPPAEDIFDHQLTFFGERIDLATNAGVERLWVDPGFGFALHLPDGPDRIRYQTDSILQSFRLRELGWPVTVQLTGAVYLFRDEVRVAQTSAATIAVMSRANLVRSHEVSRVQPVLNLQDFA from the coding sequence ATGATTTCCGCTGATCGCATCCTGCCGCTGTGGCTGAAATACAGGGAGGCCCTTGAGACCCCGGTCAGGACATTCGCATTTCCGAAGTTCGGCCGCAGCTTCGAGGACAGGACCTACCAGATGGGTGTCCTCAACCTGTCGCCGGACAGCACTTACAGGGAAACCGTCTGCCATACCTTCGAGGCGGCTCTGTACCGTGGCAGGCGGATGACGCTCGAAGGGGCGGCGATGGTTGATATCGGCGCGGAATCGACAGGAGACACGGCGGACATCGTCTCCATCGAACGGCAGATCGACCGCATGCGGCCGGTCGTGAAAGCGCTCGCGGAGGAAAAAATCCTGGTCTCGGTCGAGACCTATCACCCGGAAGTCGGCGTCGCGCTGCTGGAAGCCGGAGCCGGTGTAATCAATCTGACAGGGCGCGTGGACGACAGCGCCTTCTACGAGGCCATCGCATCGCATCAGGCGGGCATCATCCTGTGCTACACGCCGGGAGAAAATGCCCGTTCGGCGGACTATCTCCCGCCGGCCGAAGACATTTTCGATCATCAGCTGACCTTCTTCGGGGAGCGGATCGATCTTGCGACCAATGCGGGCGTGGAGCGCCTCTGGGTTGATCCCGGCTTCGGTTTTGCGTTGCATTTGCCGGACGGCCCCGACAGGATCCGGTACCAGACAGACAGCATCCTGCAATCGTTCCGCTTGCGCGAACTCGGATGGCCCGTCACCGTCCAACTGACCGGCGCCGTCTACCTGTTCCGCGACGAGGTCCGGGTCGCACAGACAAGCGCAGCGACGATCGCGGTGATGTCGAGGGCAAATCTCGTGCGCAGCCACGAAGTATCGCGTGTCCAGCCGGTGCTGAACCTGCAGGATTTTGCCTGA
- a CDS encoding GntR family transcriptional regulator — MNTSGKANDQEASLYDAVLEEISTGRLEAGQRLKVSELANKFGVSTSPVREVLRLLQGEGFVEIHPNRGAVVKQADANAIQNTFEVLQLLEPYFVTWFADYAQPEMIEEMEEIQRKILALPPGELITFRKLDLEFHWAICKRHYNSVAADLWKKLRVALNVHGAKLRISPVRYQTIMEEHEELLEAFRTHDAARAEAAINKHVSGSFTQMSQQMRALGL; from the coding sequence ATGAACACCAGCGGTAAAGCGAACGATCAGGAAGCGTCTCTCTATGACGCTGTTCTGGAGGAAATCTCGACAGGACGCCTTGAAGCCGGGCAAAGGCTCAAAGTATCGGAACTGGCAAACAAGTTCGGCGTCAGCACCAGCCCCGTCCGCGAGGTCTTGCGCTTGCTTCAGGGGGAAGGCTTTGTTGAGATCCACCCCAACCGCGGTGCTGTTGTCAAACAGGCGGACGCCAATGCCATCCAGAACACATTTGAAGTTCTGCAGCTTCTGGAACCCTATTTCGTGACCTGGTTCGCCGACTATGCACAGCCGGAAATGATTGAAGAGATGGAAGAGATCCAGCGCAAGATCCTGGCGCTACCACCCGGAGAGCTGATCACATTCCGAAAGCTGGACCTGGAGTTTCACTGGGCGATCTGCAAACGCCACTATAACAGCGTGGCCGCCGACCTATGGAAGAAACTTCGTGTGGCGTTGAACGTTCATGGGGCCAAATTGCGGATCAGCCCGGTGCGCTATCAGACAATCATGGAAGAACACGAGGAATTGCTGGAAGCTTTCCGAACCCACGATGCCGCAAGAGCGGAAGCTGCCATCAACAAGCATGTATCTGGCTCATTCACGCAAATGTCTCAGCAGATGCGGGCGCTGGGTTTATAG